A stretch of the Lolium perenne isolate Kyuss_39 chromosome 3, Kyuss_2.0, whole genome shotgun sequence genome encodes the following:
- the LOC139838690 gene encoding uncharacterized protein, whose protein sequence is MRRHTAAPPPTRRHCRPAAHAPPPVAPPPTRRHLPPRRPLLARRRRPCSRRPGLPCRAPPWSTTRPHLLPPPAPEPPPPTRAALPPRSSRPLPPPPPAAAFPTRRSPFAALPPPPTAAALCLPPPAPPCLSGMELKMPSLPGEGEGAPKPLKLRGEARVPDARKEPKTHDDKALIIPSSDDNWTWDAKPPRMPNSLLGALIKKFWPGRYTPLSTVPGGPTKLATTWADYEDAPAVGFATAAEAVTTKFWCFYRVDPEHDTQARLTLRGACERLTPQQWYNQKFTSASAFWANKGKRVKKEYYVGNEPTEEWAMTIEEYMSVSKMSMRFYIAAKFSLNYLELSIAFSGLPQVGRAA, encoded by the exons ATGCGCCGCCACACTGCCGCCCCGCCGCCCACGCGCCGCCACTGCCGCCCCGCCGCCCACGCGCCGCCACCTGTCGCCCCGCCGCCCACGCGCCGCCACCTGCCTCCCCGCCGCCCCTTGCTCGCCCGCCGTCGTCGTCCCTGCTCGCGCCGCCCCGGCCTCCCCTGCCGTGCGCCGCCCTGGTCCACCACGCGCCCTCACCTCCTTCCCCCACCCGCGCCCGAGCCTCCTCCCCCCACCCGCGCCGCCCTGCCTCCCCGCAGCAGCCGCCCcctgcctcctccgccacccgCAGCAGCCTTCCCCACCCGCCGCTCGCCGTTCGCCGCCCTGCCTCCTCCGCCAACCGCAGCAGCCCTCTGCCTCCCCCCACCCGCGCCGCCCTGCCTCTCCG GAATGGAGTTGAAAAT gcccTCATTACCCGGGGAGGGTGAAGGTGCGCCGAAGCCCTTGAAGCTTCGTGGAGAAGCTAGAGTCCCCGATGCGAGGAAGGAGCCGAAGACCCATGATGACaaggcccttatcattccttcgagcgatga caactggacatgggatgccaagcccccccgcatgcctaacagcttgcttggggctctgattaagaagttctggcccggcagatacactccccttagcacggtccccggtggcccgacgaagctagccactacttgggcggactatgaggatgcccctgccgtaggcttcgcgacagctgctgaggctgtgaccaccaagttctgg tgcttctatcgtgtggacccggagcatgacacgcaggcgcgtctcactttgcgtggcgcttgcgagaggttgacaccgcagcagtggtacaaccaaaagttcaccagcgctagtgccttctgggctaataagggtaagagggtcaagaaggagtactatgttggtaacgagcctacggaggaatgggcaatgaccattgaggagtacatgtcggtgagtaaaatgtcaatgagattctacattgctgctaagttttcatTGAATTATCTTGAGCTGAGTATTGCGTTTTCAGGTTTGCCCCAAGTGGGCCGAGCAGCatag